One segment of Setaria viridis chromosome 4, Setaria_viridis_v4.0, whole genome shotgun sequence DNA contains the following:
- the LOC117854157 gene encoding beta-1,2-xylosyltransferase XYXT1 isoform X1 produces the protein MGTDSPSPSTAPVALGARSAVRAVAQHHQAVVGFLVGFFLVLLLYTTVSSQFGSQAAIGVLQSVRTDENAMTPTSPSSMPSNVTQVGDNMKEENKGQKIDEHKKMEEDRVQHDVHGIEKSNQTEAKFDDEKEENPEQAGQTVNDASDRMEEELIRQEIDQGGGKNDTNIQPVTPRKPICDLSDPRYDICEISGDARTLGANRTVLYVPPVGELGADSQEWSIRDQSRKYLEFVNKVTVKSLNASQAAPECTSRHDVPALVFAMNGLTSNPWHDFSDVLIPLFITTRALEGEVQFLVSDLQPWFVDKYRLILKNLSRYDIVDFNQDAGVRCYPHLTVGLRSHRDLGIDPARAPRNYSMLDFRLYIREIYSLPPAGVDIPYKEANRAASGATTAEQHRKPRMMLINRGRTRKFVNFPEIVPAVENAGFEVIPIEPRRDLSVEEFSRVVDSCDVLMGAHGAGLTNFFFLRTNAVMLQVVPWGHMEYPAMGFYGGPAREMRLRDVEYSIEAVESTLYDKYGKDNPVISDPESIHKQGWRSGMRYYWTEQDISLNVTRFAPTLHQVLQMLKQ, from the exons ATGGGTACCGActcaccgtcgccgtcgacggcaCCGGTGGCCCTTGGGGCGAGGAGCGCGGTGAGGGCGGTGGCGCAGCACCACCAGGCCGTGGTTGGTTTCCTCGTCGGCTTCTTCCTCGTCCTGCTGCTCTACACCACCGTGTCTTCCCAATTCGGTTCCCAAGCTGCTATTG GTGTCCTACAGTCCGTGCGTACAGATGAAAACGCCATGACTCCAACGTCGCCGTCGTCGATGCCGAGCAACGTAACACAAG TAGGAGATAATATGAAGGAAGAAAATAAAGGGCAAAAAATCGACGAACACAAAAAGATGGAGGAGGATCGTGTCCAACATGATGTCCACGGAATTGAAAAGAGCAATCAAACTGAAGCCAAATTCG ATGATGAGAAAGAGGAAAATCCAGAGCAGGCAGGTCAAACTGTGAACGATGCAAGTGATAGGATGGAGGAAGAGCTAATCCGGCAAGAGATCGACCAAGGAGGCGGCAAGAATGACACCAACATCCAACCAG TTACGCCACGCAAGCCAATCTGCGACCTCTCCGACCCTAGATATGACATCTGCGAGATCTCCGGCGACGCACGCACGCTGGGAGCCAACCGCACCGTCCTCTATGTCCCGCccgtcggcgagctcggcgCGGACAGCCAGGAATGGAGTATCCGAGACCAGTCACGCAAGTACCTTGAGTTCGTGAACAAGGTCACTGTCAAGTCACTGAACGCCTCGCAGGCGGCGCCCGAGTGCACCTCCAGGCACGACGTCCCGGCCTTGGTGTTCGCGATGAACGGGCTCACGTCCAACCCGTGGCACGACTTCAGCGACGTGCTTATCCCCCTCTTCATCACCACGCGCGCACTGGAGGGCGAGGTCCAGTTCCTCGTCTCCGACCTCCAGCCGTGGTTCGTGGACAAGTACAGGCTCATCCTCAAGAACCTCTCCCGCTACGACATCGTCGACTTCAACCAGGACGCCGGCGTCCGGTGCTACCCgcacctcaccgtcggcctccGCAGTCATCGCGACCTCGGCATCGACCCGGCACGCGCCCCACGGAACTACAGCATGCTCGACTTCCGGCTCTACATCCGGGAGATCTACTCGCTGCCGCCCGCAGGCGTCGACATCCCCTACAAGGAGGCGAACCGTGCTGCGTCCGGCGCCACCACAGCAGAGCAGCACCGGAAGCCACGGATGATGCTCATCAACCGTGGCCGGACGAGGAAGTTCGTCAACTTCCCGGAGATCGTCCCGGCGGTCGAGAACGCCGGGTTCGAGGTGATCCCGATCGAGCCGCGCCGGGACCTCAGCGTGGAGGAGTTCTCCCGGGTGGTGGACTCGTGCGACGTGCTCATGGGCGCGCACGGCGCCGGGCTGACAAACTTCTTCTTCCTGCGGACCAATGCGGTGATGCTGCAGGTGGTGCCGTGGGGGCACATGGAGTACCCGGCCATGGGGTTCTACGGCGGGCCGGCGAGGGAGATGCGGCTGCGGGACGTCGAGTACAGCATCGAAGCCGTCGAGAGCACGCTCTACGACAAGTACGGCAAGGACAACCCGGTCATCAGCGACCCGGAGTCCATACACAAGCAAGGGTGGCGGTCTGGGATGAGGTATTACTGGACAGAGCAGGACATCAGCCTCAACGTCACGAGGTTTGCTCCGACGCTGCACCAGGTGCTCCAGATGCTCAAGCAataa
- the LOC117854157 gene encoding beta-1,2-xylosyltransferase XYXT1 isoform X2, protein MGTDSPSPSTAPVALGARSAVRAVAQHHQAVVGFLVGFFLVLLLYTTVSSQFGSQAAIGVLQSVRTDENAMTPTSPSSMPSNVTQGDNMKEENKGQKIDEHKKMEEDRVQHDVHGIEKSNQTEAKFDDEKEENPEQAGQTVNDASDRMEEELIRQEIDQGGGKNDTNIQPVTPRKPICDLSDPRYDICEISGDARTLGANRTVLYVPPVGELGADSQEWSIRDQSRKYLEFVNKVTVKSLNASQAAPECTSRHDVPALVFAMNGLTSNPWHDFSDVLIPLFITTRALEGEVQFLVSDLQPWFVDKYRLILKNLSRYDIVDFNQDAGVRCYPHLTVGLRSHRDLGIDPARAPRNYSMLDFRLYIREIYSLPPAGVDIPYKEANRAASGATTAEQHRKPRMMLINRGRTRKFVNFPEIVPAVENAGFEVIPIEPRRDLSVEEFSRVVDSCDVLMGAHGAGLTNFFFLRTNAVMLQVVPWGHMEYPAMGFYGGPAREMRLRDVEYSIEAVESTLYDKYGKDNPVISDPESIHKQGWRSGMRYYWTEQDISLNVTRFAPTLHQVLQMLKQ, encoded by the exons ATGGGTACCGActcaccgtcgccgtcgacggcaCCGGTGGCCCTTGGGGCGAGGAGCGCGGTGAGGGCGGTGGCGCAGCACCACCAGGCCGTGGTTGGTTTCCTCGTCGGCTTCTTCCTCGTCCTGCTGCTCTACACCACCGTGTCTTCCCAATTCGGTTCCCAAGCTGCTATTG GTGTCCTACAGTCCGTGCGTACAGATGAAAACGCCATGACTCCAACGTCGCCGTCGTCGATGCCGAGCAACGTAACACAAG GAGATAATATGAAGGAAGAAAATAAAGGGCAAAAAATCGACGAACACAAAAAGATGGAGGAGGATCGTGTCCAACATGATGTCCACGGAATTGAAAAGAGCAATCAAACTGAAGCCAAATTCG ATGATGAGAAAGAGGAAAATCCAGAGCAGGCAGGTCAAACTGTGAACGATGCAAGTGATAGGATGGAGGAAGAGCTAATCCGGCAAGAGATCGACCAAGGAGGCGGCAAGAATGACACCAACATCCAACCAG TTACGCCACGCAAGCCAATCTGCGACCTCTCCGACCCTAGATATGACATCTGCGAGATCTCCGGCGACGCACGCACGCTGGGAGCCAACCGCACCGTCCTCTATGTCCCGCccgtcggcgagctcggcgCGGACAGCCAGGAATGGAGTATCCGAGACCAGTCACGCAAGTACCTTGAGTTCGTGAACAAGGTCACTGTCAAGTCACTGAACGCCTCGCAGGCGGCGCCCGAGTGCACCTCCAGGCACGACGTCCCGGCCTTGGTGTTCGCGATGAACGGGCTCACGTCCAACCCGTGGCACGACTTCAGCGACGTGCTTATCCCCCTCTTCATCACCACGCGCGCACTGGAGGGCGAGGTCCAGTTCCTCGTCTCCGACCTCCAGCCGTGGTTCGTGGACAAGTACAGGCTCATCCTCAAGAACCTCTCCCGCTACGACATCGTCGACTTCAACCAGGACGCCGGCGTCCGGTGCTACCCgcacctcaccgtcggcctccGCAGTCATCGCGACCTCGGCATCGACCCGGCACGCGCCCCACGGAACTACAGCATGCTCGACTTCCGGCTCTACATCCGGGAGATCTACTCGCTGCCGCCCGCAGGCGTCGACATCCCCTACAAGGAGGCGAACCGTGCTGCGTCCGGCGCCACCACAGCAGAGCAGCACCGGAAGCCACGGATGATGCTCATCAACCGTGGCCGGACGAGGAAGTTCGTCAACTTCCCGGAGATCGTCCCGGCGGTCGAGAACGCCGGGTTCGAGGTGATCCCGATCGAGCCGCGCCGGGACCTCAGCGTGGAGGAGTTCTCCCGGGTGGTGGACTCGTGCGACGTGCTCATGGGCGCGCACGGCGCCGGGCTGACAAACTTCTTCTTCCTGCGGACCAATGCGGTGATGCTGCAGGTGGTGCCGTGGGGGCACATGGAGTACCCGGCCATGGGGTTCTACGGCGGGCCGGCGAGGGAGATGCGGCTGCGGGACGTCGAGTACAGCATCGAAGCCGTCGAGAGCACGCTCTACGACAAGTACGGCAAGGACAACCCGGTCATCAGCGACCCGGAGTCCATACACAAGCAAGGGTGGCGGTCTGGGATGAGGTATTACTGGACAGAGCAGGACATCAGCCTCAACGTCACGAGGTTTGCTCCGACGCTGCACCAGGTGCTCCAGATGCTCAAGCAataa
- the LOC117854157 gene encoding beta-1,2-xylosyltransferase XYXT1 isoform X3: MAFSIVVVGDNMKEENKGQKIDEHKKMEEDRVQHDVHGIEKSNQTEAKFDDEKEENPEQAGQTVNDASDRMEEELIRQEIDQGGGKNDTNIQPVTPRKPICDLSDPRYDICEISGDARTLGANRTVLYVPPVGELGADSQEWSIRDQSRKYLEFVNKVTVKSLNASQAAPECTSRHDVPALVFAMNGLTSNPWHDFSDVLIPLFITTRALEGEVQFLVSDLQPWFVDKYRLILKNLSRYDIVDFNQDAGVRCYPHLTVGLRSHRDLGIDPARAPRNYSMLDFRLYIREIYSLPPAGVDIPYKEANRAASGATTAEQHRKPRMMLINRGRTRKFVNFPEIVPAVENAGFEVIPIEPRRDLSVEEFSRVVDSCDVLMGAHGAGLTNFFFLRTNAVMLQVVPWGHMEYPAMGFYGGPAREMRLRDVEYSIEAVESTLYDKYGKDNPVISDPESIHKQGWRSGMRYYWTEQDISLNVTRFAPTLHQVLQMLKQ; this comes from the exons ATG GCTTTTTCTATTGTGGTAGTAGGAGATAATATGAAGGAAGAAAATAAAGGGCAAAAAATCGACGAACACAAAAAGATGGAGGAGGATCGTGTCCAACATGATGTCCACGGAATTGAAAAGAGCAATCAAACTGAAGCCAAATTCG ATGATGAGAAAGAGGAAAATCCAGAGCAGGCAGGTCAAACTGTGAACGATGCAAGTGATAGGATGGAGGAAGAGCTAATCCGGCAAGAGATCGACCAAGGAGGCGGCAAGAATGACACCAACATCCAACCAG TTACGCCACGCAAGCCAATCTGCGACCTCTCCGACCCTAGATATGACATCTGCGAGATCTCCGGCGACGCACGCACGCTGGGAGCCAACCGCACCGTCCTCTATGTCCCGCccgtcggcgagctcggcgCGGACAGCCAGGAATGGAGTATCCGAGACCAGTCACGCAAGTACCTTGAGTTCGTGAACAAGGTCACTGTCAAGTCACTGAACGCCTCGCAGGCGGCGCCCGAGTGCACCTCCAGGCACGACGTCCCGGCCTTGGTGTTCGCGATGAACGGGCTCACGTCCAACCCGTGGCACGACTTCAGCGACGTGCTTATCCCCCTCTTCATCACCACGCGCGCACTGGAGGGCGAGGTCCAGTTCCTCGTCTCCGACCTCCAGCCGTGGTTCGTGGACAAGTACAGGCTCATCCTCAAGAACCTCTCCCGCTACGACATCGTCGACTTCAACCAGGACGCCGGCGTCCGGTGCTACCCgcacctcaccgtcggcctccGCAGTCATCGCGACCTCGGCATCGACCCGGCACGCGCCCCACGGAACTACAGCATGCTCGACTTCCGGCTCTACATCCGGGAGATCTACTCGCTGCCGCCCGCAGGCGTCGACATCCCCTACAAGGAGGCGAACCGTGCTGCGTCCGGCGCCACCACAGCAGAGCAGCACCGGAAGCCACGGATGATGCTCATCAACCGTGGCCGGACGAGGAAGTTCGTCAACTTCCCGGAGATCGTCCCGGCGGTCGAGAACGCCGGGTTCGAGGTGATCCCGATCGAGCCGCGCCGGGACCTCAGCGTGGAGGAGTTCTCCCGGGTGGTGGACTCGTGCGACGTGCTCATGGGCGCGCACGGCGCCGGGCTGACAAACTTCTTCTTCCTGCGGACCAATGCGGTGATGCTGCAGGTGGTGCCGTGGGGGCACATGGAGTACCCGGCCATGGGGTTCTACGGCGGGCCGGCGAGGGAGATGCGGCTGCGGGACGTCGAGTACAGCATCGAAGCCGTCGAGAGCACGCTCTACGACAAGTACGGCAAGGACAACCCGGTCATCAGCGACCCGGAGTCCATACACAAGCAAGGGTGGCGGTCTGGGATGAGGTATTACTGGACAGAGCAGGACATCAGCCTCAACGTCACGAGGTTTGCTCCGACGCTGCACCAGGTGCTCCAGATGCTCAAGCAataa